The DNA region GTTGTCGCTTAACCCgcattttttttgtttttggaagAGCGGGCGTGGGGGTTTGGGTCGTACCCTTTCAACCACAACGCTTTAATCACCTTGCACCTCAGGCACCGGATCACATCACCTCAACACTCAACTAGACCAGGGGATAACAGAGGTGACAGTGACTGGTCACCACGGGTCACTGCAGAAATTTGAGAAAATCAGAATATTCACCACTTGACCTGTGTCTCAGTTATCGACGATGGGGTTCTGATAATTGACATCAGACCTGGAGTTGATTGACTCACTGAAGCCTTGGCACTAACCTAAAGGGGCAATTGCTACCCTGGCCTGTGGCTGCCGCGCGTTTGTCCCTCAAGGTGCTCTTGCGGATCCGCTGTGCTGGCAAAAATCCATTTTTCTGCCTGAGGGCTTCTTTGGCTTTcagcttgttgttgggatCACACAAGAATGTTCGTATCATGTGGTCTCCTTTTTCTGGGAATCTCATGGGAGAGCCCGCCCCGCCGAAACCAGTTGAAAGCGGCAGTTGGTCTTTGAAGGCAGCCTCTCAGCCCTAAGCACCAGTTTGACGTTGACAAGCATCTCCCACAGCGAATCAGAAAAGAGCCGCAACTGCGAATCTCAGGCTATCCTCGACCCTTCCCAGCAGCTGACTGTTTCTATGGGACGGGCTCAACATATTCCGGGGATCTGGGGTCGTTTGCAGCTTTCACCGACGACAGGAGCCAAGCAAAGCGTTCGGGGTGGACTGGTTGACAGGCTGAAGGCTTCTCTGAGCAGGCTTGCACCTGGTTTCATCAGCACAGTATCTCCGAGCTGTCACACTCCGGTCGCCAGTGGGAGGAAGCCATATCCCGTGTCGTCTGGCGGTCGCAACGACGATTACAGCACAGTCATCGATGTTCTTCAGCAGTCTGAGCCCTAATGTTTCGGGACAGTACCCGAACCCTGAGAGCCCGAAGCGCGAGATAAAGAGAAAACGACGGCCTTGTCGCGAGTCATTAATAGCGCCGGTTCGAGATCTCGGATGATGCCGTGATCCACAGAAACACCGAGGATCCGCCCCAGAAAAAAGGTTGACGGGCTAGagacaagaagctggagaaatCCGACGGAAAAGGACGCATCTCTTTGTCGCTCTGCCTCAAGGACAACAGGAACCACGATGACTGCTGCGTGCCTGGTCCCGACGTTCTGAATGGGCGGCGGCTGCACTCATGCAACGGAGATCGATCGCCCTGAGTCGTCAATTTACCCGGCGGCTCCGCGAGCGTTTTCCCTAGCTTCCACGCAGCAAAACCCGGTGCAACTCGTCGGGTTTGGACGAGTGACAGCATGATCTTGTGGGGCCCCAGGGCAGTCCAAGCATTGCACCACGACGCTAACGGGCGGAGATGTGGAGGGACAGGTGCAACTTTTTTCTGCGGCCAAACCAATTCCCCGGGGCACTTCCACCAAAATACTCCCGTTCGAAGGAGCCGAGAAACTCCGAGACAGGCGTTGCCATGTCCTGATAATTTTCGCTCTTATCGCAGCCAAGACCGGGGTGGTAGGAGCATGGGAAACAATTTCCTCGCTCTTAGTTTTGCACCTTGACACCGCATGGACATCGCAGTCTGCTGCTAAGCTCCGTCACGGCGGATGGTGATTATGCTGGAATTGGAAAACGAGGGGCGGATGGGAGTTGTTCCATGGTCCGAGTTTGGAAAGCGAACCTCCCACGCACCCTGATCAGCCTCACCAACGACAGCGGGGCTGGGGTTCATGAGACCCGAACACCGCTTCGGCACGGGGAGAGGTGGGCTATATCCCATCTAATATCCGAAGGTACCCCCCGCGTTTCGCACGGCTGTCACTTTCTCGGCGTTTGTTGagcctcttctcctcggtgGCACGTGTGGGAGGGGACTCCCTTTTGTGGTTTGCCAGGGATAGCAAGGTCCGCTATCCCAAGGCGATGTCAAACGTGGGTGTCCCTTCTTCCGCGGCTCAAGCATGGGATGCTAACCTCCCATGTCGGAGATTTCCATCCAGAAAAGCCGTCGGCTGGTTCTTCTTGGCTTACCGCTTGATAAAACGGGCGAGACCGTCAAAAGCAGTCCCCCCACTAAAGAGGTTCTCCCCCCAGGTCCCACTGTACCAGGCTAACCTCCATCTGCCCTCGGCAAGGGGCCGAAAATCCGGGGCGCGGATTGCCGACCGAACGTTagaccccaacaaccactggTAgatgtttcttttcttggaGCTCCTCCTGCACGGCGGGGAAATGACGGGATGCTTTGGCATGTGAACGAGGCCCGCCGTCActgtcgtcgccgtcgccgtcaaCCTTTCGTTTTTTGTCGGATTAGCTCAAGCGCCAGGACAGAATGGCCAGATATTGGCCTGATAAGGAGCTACAGAGTGTTGGCGTAATGTCAGTGACATGGCGAAGTGCAGTCCATGGCGATCACCATGACTagagggggtgggatttTTTGAGCCTTCTACTCTTACGAAAAGACCCGGCACGTAGGGTTAGGTGGCTTGCGGTCAGATTGTTTTGATGAGCTATGGGATGGAGATTGCTTCATGAACATGTGCCAATGACATCATGCAAGGGCTCAGGAGGCTACGAAACATGTGATACACGCGGCTTAATCTTACTCAGTTGCTGTTATAAACCTAAAGATTAGGAGAACTTCCTATGCAGCGGGTTTAGCTCAGTTGGGAGAGCGTCAGACTGAAGTCAACTTCAGGAAGTTAATCTGAAGGTCATGTGTTCGATCCACATAAACCGCATTTTCTTTTGCATTTTTGCACCCATAAACCCCATCTGGGGCTTTGTTTTGTAGAGGGTTtaagatgaagaggaagcctCAATCAAGACTGTGTTGTGTGCTCTCTATTCAGCGAACCCTGTCCTTTTGTGATCGGCATTGATGCCCCTGATGTGGCGGAAATGCTTCATGGTCTCTCTCTTAGTTTTACTCAACAAACGGCTCTTCCGCCAGCACGCCGCGCTTGATGTTCGGTGCATTATGCACTGCGGCTATTCTCACGGTCTTGTATCGCGAAATGAGACGAAACATCGCTTGtcttcatctcatctcagCGCCTGGCAAGAGCATCCACTGTCCTCCCACCGTCGCCTAAACTTTAGGGAGTTACTGGCTGCACGTGCCTTGGCCCTTCCTCTGAGCAATGCGTACGCTCTGGCGGGCCGATTCCCCGCTCTTGCCTGCAACGATCAATGGTGAACTGGCAGAGCTACCAAATTTTGGTGCCAACAGGCTGCAAACCCGATTCAACCGTTGACCGCCCTTAAATCGCCTGGAACCATCTCCGCCCAAAGCACGGGAGAACAGCGGCCGTTGCTTGACATGGTGATGTCGACTCCTCCATGATGGAAACAATCCATGGCTCAAGCCTTGACCTTTCCTCAATCCGTAAGACCCAagcaacccaaccctctgCCCAGAGGCTCCTTTTGCGACCCAACTTGGAATGCCAAcccaaaagacaagaaaaaaagattaaCACTTGTCGGATCCAGACCGTCTTCCTACCGTGTCGGCTGCACAGGCCCTGGAAGACTTTGAAGGGACCCAGAACCACCACATCTCCACCGGCCTTCCAGTTCTCGATGCCTCAAATGGCATCCAGAAGGGCAGTGTGACGGAAATATGGGGGCCCCCGGGCGTGGGAAAGACAGCATTCGGgtatctcatcctccttaCACCCACTCCCCTCACCCGTGCGTGCAGTAAATGTAACTGACACCTCGATCTTAGAATCCAGCTCACTGCTAACTGCCTTCGCGAAGGCGGCGGAGTCGTCTGGGTAGGTCTGTTTAGCCTCTTCTCCCTTTCAACCCATTCCAGTCGGGCCTTGGCAATCTCTTGTGGTCGGGCACTTATACGAATGCAGATGGCTTTCACCGGATGTCCATTGAACGGTTGCACCAGGTCGTGGACTTGAACTCTGAGGATGGGCAGATCCAACCATTAGACAAGTTTGTTCACTATAGCTGCCCGACCTTGGTTCATCTCATAGCCCTGCTATGTCGGCCCACGGCGTCTTGTATCCCAGAGTGGACATCATTGATTGTTGTTGATTCCCTTTCAGCGTTGGTCAACCATGACGTCCTCAAGAATACAGACCTGAGGCAGGCCCCTCAGACGAAGCATAAAGATACCCGAGGTACGTTTTTCGGCGTGGAGATCCAACAAGCCTGAGACTGACTTTTCATGTAGCACCGATACCTGCAGAACGCAGAATACAGGCACTTCACTATATTTTGAGCAACCTTCAAAAGCTGGCAGCAACCCGGGATGTGGCTATTGTCATCCTCACGCAGTGCGCCACAAAGATGCAGGCGGAACGCGGTGCAACCTTGGTTCCCGCCATCAATGCAAGCGTCTGGAGACAAGGTATTGTCTCGAGGATCGCACTGTTCAGAGACCGGCTTCAAAATGACTTCGAGACTTCCACTGCTCTGCGCTTTGCGTTCATCCAGAAGCTGAACGGAGTTGACAAGCATGCGGATGATGCAGCCGCACTCTGCGGGTTCCATATTGAGGCAGTATGTTTCTTTGATCGATCAGTAGTCTGGGTCTGATGTTGTTCTCTTCTTTGCTAACTTTGCTACGACAAGGCCGGTTTGGTTCCGGTGGAGTACGACCAGGCTTCAAGCCCCTTGAGGACGATGTCAACGCCAGCAGGTGCCCAAAAACGCAAGCTTGGGGATACCGGCTTCGAGATCGCCGacagcgaggacgagggtgacgatgatgaagattACGGTTGGGACCTAGAGCCAGATGCCCTCCCACCTATGCCCTCGCAATGGCAAGGCAGCGAAGACATTCTGCTCACTCGGGAGCCGGAGAGCAATGCGGATCTGCTTGATGAGGGCGTACAAGGGGAATCAGACGATGGCAAGGACCCAGAATCAACACTGGTTGTCAACGAtagcgaggatgatgacgacgagacTGAAAAcactgatgatgatgacgggaaggACGTCGACAAGCATGAAAATGTCGACGACCGCGTATCATAAACCTTGCATCTGTCGGGCCTTCTCGATACCATGGGCTCACTGAAACCCATCCCCACGCAACCGTCACGGCGACCCGCTCGCTACCTTGGGCGAAGGAACAACGGGTCGGCTCCACAGATATCGGGCCAACTCAGGTTTCGTCTTCCCACCATTAGGGTGCGTGCTCCTCTTTTCACCGATCGGGATCGGGGTGATCGGATAGAGCACCACACTTTCTGTTTTCTGAGCGTTGCTGGTGGTTTGTGCCTGCGCCTGGTGGCGGATAGGTAAAATGCAGGGGAGAATGTGCACGCACCACGCAATCAGCACTCAAATTCTGCCGAAGGCGAGAAATAGGGATATATGCCCGAGAGGTTAGAGACGTTGTTGCCGAGCGGCGGCGGCTATCATAAGCGATCTTGGTTGCAACGTGGCCCCTTATCTCGCGGTAGCGGTTGTCTGGACGCCCACTTTGATGCTCTTTGCCGACCGTCCACTGAGCCGTGTCAGAGCTTTGTCAATGACAAGCACAGGTAAAAATTCAGGGAGGCCCTCGTTTTCTGAACTGAAATTCGTCAAGAGATGTCTTCTTCCTGCGCGGATGTTGTGTTCAGAGGTGATATCAAGAGCAAGAGCAAAGCTAGCGGTAGTGTCACTGATATCGGGTAGGCACATCTCCCTCCGTTCTCTACTCTTCCCTCGCCTAAGCTGTCATATCCTCGTCATATTACTGGGGCGCAAGAAGAGATCACTTACAGATTGTTGGGATACATGCCTACCTACAGGTACTCTAACACCGCCTCTACCCGGCCGGCCGGCCGGACTATCTCTTGTTTTTGTCTATGTATGTCTATCTATCTGTTCTATCCAAGTTGCCCGCACAATATATCTATCTTCATACACATGCAAGGACAATCAAAATCCCACAATGCAAAGCCAATTAATTAATCTAGCGTTCCCCCTTTACATGGCTGCGCAGCGGAGTTGATGCGGAGTGTAGTGTACCTGTCGGAGGATTAATTAGATtggggggatggcgggggggggTGATGCTACGATGCTTGGAAACTCTAGAAGGGTCGAAATGCGGGTTGTGCCGAATGGGGCTTGTGGCTGGCGATCTGTGTGTGACGCACAATCTACTCAGAAGAGTTTGTTGAAGAAACTTGATTAGATTTCTAGCGTCATCTGTTTTTTCTACCATGACCCTTTGAGGTTTGGCGAGGAATGTGAAAGCCTGCCTATGATGTCGACTGAGTACAACATCCAAGACATAAGGAGGATGAAAAAACAGCCGAGAAAGCGTAGGCTCTACACCTGTCTCGAACCAAGCTCTTGTTGTTTTATAATGGAACTCTTCCACCGAGTTGGTCGGGGTGCAGATGGGGCGGTTCCCTGATATGCAAGGTGCAAGAGAGCGAGCGGGcgagcgaggagggggtttgtttagCATGTGCCTCTACTACTCTTGTGTTCACTGTTACTCTCGACTATTTTGTTAAGGGTTTCTCAGTCTTTCCCAAACTATTGCTTGTTTTTTATCATTCTTCCTGTCATCAGGAACTCGGAGGAGGCTGGGTTTACCTAATCCTCTGTTGATAGGGGtgtgaaaaaaaagaagggttacatccaccctcccattTCTTCTACCCTGCAAGGTGAGCAACAAAGGGTACATCTCCATCTGTACCTACATAGTCAAGTGTAGGTCCGGATCCGATCCGATGCAGGTCTTTCTGTTCCCATGCATACGTACAAATACAATACAAAAAGTGACGTGCCCAGAGATGTGCCAACGATCGAACCATTTACCCCACGTGGAGAAGCCAGAATCGCATCATATCAGCCCACCTCATCGGGATTTCCCCCATGCTATCGACAATaaatcaagaagaagaattgCCGAGGTGGCGGTTTCTTACGCTTTGTTGAGAGGAATGATCTGAGAAAATGGTTGCTTGACTTGGGGCGCCGCGGGAAGACCCGCTTTCTCACCTTGCTCTTTCGACACCCGACCGCCCGCAGCCGTTGTTGACAACGGCGACGGCGTTGATCTTGTGCAGTAGCGTGGTGTTTTAGTGACCTTTTTTACTCAATTTTATTTTCTTGTGACGAGCACGTCAAAAGTCAAATTGTTAAAAGGGCAATGGCATGATATGGCGTGTGTTCCCCgcgtttttttcttttttttttgcatgTGCAGTGAGATTGATGCGGGCAAGCGAGCGGCCGAAACCATCAGGCGGGGAAAACTGATGCTTCGATATTGATGGGAAGCAAAGCTGTTGATGAGCGGTGaatgattgatgatgatctgactgggggagggtgttgtccTGATGTCGATACGTAAACTGCCTTTGTTCTGCCCGCCTCGTTCGATACAAGTTGGTACCTGATATCCGCGGACAGCTAACTCCGGCCCGAGAAAGCCCCGGCTGTTCTCGTTATGAAAAGAACTGACCATGATTTGACATCTTGATCTGCCCGGTCTCGAATTTCGTTCCTATCCAGCCCGTCATTTGCTACAGAAGAGGAAGTAAATGTCCGAGCCTTGCCTGCCTACGTAGCAGCACGTGTTATCAAACTGCTCCAGCCCATCACGTAGTCCTCGCTTGGCTCCTTGCATACCGACCTTCCGCAAGAGTTTACCGTCCCATGTCTCGGTGAGCTTCCATCTCACATATTTTCAGATCGATCATATTACATCATCGCGGTGACAATATATGTAGGAACGGACACACAGACCAGACCGGCAAGACTAGAACACACACACGGGAACCGGAGAaagagaggcagaggagtTTCAGATCgcgctcccgctcccgccccTCAAGGATCTACATCGGATTGCTTCCCCGAGTGGCTTGAACCATGGGAGTCGTCAGCCTGTAGGGCTCTGACCCTTTTTCATTCCTTGTTGCATTGGTGAGTGAGAGCCGCAGCGGCTCGACGCCGGTCAATCAATCAAGGTTGCCGTTACTTCTCTGTGTGCTGGAGTTCATGTAGGTACTTGGGGTTGTGTTTGTAGCACCATCTGACCCGGTATTTTatggtgtttggtgttggtggacaTGATGCGGACGGACGTGTTCGGACGATTTGAAGGGAAGTGATGTTGCGGAGACGGGAAGGAGGGAACAGGATGTTGTATTCCGGCCGTTGGCACCGTCTATCGGTCCACATATCGAAGGCTTCGCGGAAAGAACGATGGCAGTGTAGGCGTAccagatgatgaagaggtcCCGACCATGACCCTCTCTTCGATGACAATGAAGAGACTCCTTAATAAGATTGTCTTTTAACGTATGGATCTCAGGGGATGTGATGAGCTGGGTTATACGCATATATCAATGAAATGAGTCAATCGATGTAATATAGACTACCTGAATTGACACTATTGTTTCATAGGGAAGCCGATAAGAATTCTGGCTTCTAGTGTAGCGATGGGTTCTTGCTGTGAGGTGCacaggggttcaggggtcacCCCAAAGTGCTAACGGATCCACTGCCACGAAAACCTTCAAAAAGAAATCCAAAAATCAACTCAATGGGTTGTCAAGATTTAAACGATCCGCCCAGGGGTCGAACCTGGAACCTCCTGATTACTTGAATCTTGAAAGAATCGTAGTCAGACGCGCTGCCATTACGCCAGCGGACCTTGTCTCTTGTTGAAGCTTGGTGTCGGAATTGCTCACTATCACAGGGCACACATTGTTTCTCGCCTTCTTGAAAACTTTTTCGATAAACATACCCAAAGAACTGCCCAATATAATGATTGCTATGCTTATGCTATACAAGGAAAAAGACTTGCGGCGTCAGCCTGAATAATGAAGaatccccaacccactcTCATTCCAACGAAGAGATGCCCCCCTTCCAGTCTTGCACGAAAATCAGATCAATCACTTGTAGCCTTCTCgcccctctccttcctgtTGACAACCGACTTCAAAACTTGCAAATGCTCCTCCGTCACTCTGATCGCCTCCCGGAGCTCTCTCTcagccatcctctcctcccgcagCTTCTCCTCTACCGTCCTTGGATCCACGGTCCTCTTTCTCGGGGCTGGCATACTACCACCGTTCAGCCGGTCCAGACCAGCTCTCTCCTCAATCCATTCCCACAGCTCACTTTCCTCTCTGCTCCACATTTCCTCGTAAGCCGCAATTCGCTGTGGGTAGTTTGCAAACCCGATGTCGCGGCCATAGGGTACTGGTCCTTGTCGAGTACCAAACCCGAACCAGCTAGCCACCAGCAGACCGACAAGCAACCCGTACACCACATTTCCGGTAAGAATAGGCCTGATGATATCAAACACGGGCCCGAGGAAGGGCCGCACAGGCTCAAGCAGACCCCAGCTCTCCTTTACTGACACCTTGGCAACACTCTCAACGTCGCTGGCTTGGTTAGAGGCCAGCGCGGACTTCGCCTTGCGTCCACGCTTCTTGCCACGTGCCCCTGCGGCAATACCGAGAGTGCTAGACCGTGGCCGAGAAGAAATGGCTGCTCGCAGACTGGCAAAAAGATCTTTGCAGTACTGCGTCTGTCCTTCGTTTGCGCCCTTCTCAATGGGACCTACGCCGATGATGTTAGCAAATCAGCATTGACGACTGGCATCTGAGAAACAACATACCCTTCAGCCAGCTCTTGCCAGACCACTCGATAGTGCAGTTGATCTGAACACGAGTGCCATTGTTCTCACCCCACGTAAGACAATACTTTGTCTTCACCACAAATATGTTGCCACTTGGTACATCGGGATTTTGCGTACTGCAAAGCACGTTGACAGACTTGTCGAGGTCGATGGATTCCAGCTGCTCCGTAACAATACATTTCGTCTGCTTAGGCCCTATCGAGGCGTTAAGAGGTTTGATGTAGGTGAACGTCCGCGACTTGACCTCCCCAGTGAGACCT from Podospora pseudoanserina strain CBS 124.78 chromosome 1, whole genome shotgun sequence includes:
- a CDS encoding hypothetical protein (EggNog:ENOG503P2WA; COG:L) — encoded protein: MMETIHGSSLDLSSIHRLPTVSAAQALEDFEGTQNHHISTGLPVLDASNGIQKGSVTEIWGPPGVGKTAFGIQLTANCLREGGGVVWSGLGNLLWSGTYTNADGFHRMSIERLHQVVDLNSEDGQIQPLDKFVHYSCPTLVHLIALLCRPTASCIPEWTSLIVVDSLSALVNHDVLKNTDLRQAPQTKHKDTRERRIQALHYILSNLQKLAATRDVAIVILTQCATKMQAERGATLVPAINASVWRQGIVSRIALFRDRLQNDFETSTALRFAFIQKLNGVDKHADDAAALCGFHIEAAGLVPVEYDQASSPLRTMSTPAGAQKRKLGDTGFEIADSEDEGDDDEDYGWDLEPDALPPMPSQWQGSEDILLTREPESNADLLDEGVQGESDDGKDPESTLVVNDSEDDDDETENTDDDDGKDVDKHENVDDRVS